A genomic segment from Flavobacterium sp. 9R encodes:
- a CDS encoding HEPN domain-containing protein has protein sequence MESFRTEIENPIVQKDIIDLERKIALFRDGKIDDERFRSLRLARGVYGQRQEGVQMIRIKLPFGKVTSEQLHRICKVSEEYSTGRLHITTRQDIQIHYVSLDRTPQLWAELEKDDVTLREACGNTVRNITASETAGIDPDEPFDVSPYAHALFEFFLRNPVCQEMGRKFKMSFSSSDKDTALSYLHDLGFIPKIVNGQKGFKVLFGGGLGSQPSHAELLSEFIPANQIIPTTEGILRIFDRHGERAKRLKARMKFLVKEIGKEEFLRLVDEEKKALSHQVVEIDTAPFEKAIPTPILDAPQVVIDDVAAFEAWKKANVIPQKQAGYVAIGIKVALGDFYIDKARQLADLIKNYATNELRFTLRQDILIRHIKEEALPFFYQELAKLDFVALGYNSTADITACPGTDTCNLGIASSTGIAVELERVLATEYPHYANSNEITIKISGCMNACGQHNMAEIGFQGMSINAGKLVAPALQVLLGGGNLGNGEGRFSDKVIKIPSRRGPEALRLILNDFEANANGQSFLNYYDAKGEKYFYEFLKPLADVTNLTEADFVDWGNADNYVKAVGVGECAGVVIDLVATLLYEAKDKLTFAQEAFEDKKWSDAIYLAYAGFVNGAKALLLAENQKTNHHAGIIDLFDTVFVETNKIQLATSFKELVYQIKENEPSETFAKEYIATAIAFFETIETYRAEDLSKN, from the coding sequence ATGGAAAGTTTTAGAACCGAAATAGAGAATCCGATTGTCCAAAAGGATATTATCGATTTAGAAAGAAAAATTGCTTTATTCCGCGATGGAAAAATCGATGACGAACGTTTTCGTTCTCTTCGTTTAGCAAGAGGGGTATACGGTCAGCGTCAAGAAGGCGTGCAAATGATTCGTATCAAATTGCCTTTTGGTAAAGTCACGAGTGAGCAATTGCACCGTATCTGTAAAGTTTCTGAAGAATATTCTACGGGACGTTTGCACATTACTACACGTCAGGATATCCAAATTCACTATGTGAGTTTAGACAGAACGCCACAACTTTGGGCCGAGCTAGAGAAAGATGATGTTACCTTAAGAGAAGCTTGTGGGAATACGGTTAGAAATATTACCGCTAGCGAAACTGCGGGTATCGACCCAGACGAACCTTTCGATGTGTCTCCATATGCACACGCACTATTCGAATTTTTCTTGAGAAATCCAGTGTGTCAAGAAATGGGACGTAAATTCAAAATGTCTTTTTCTTCTTCTGATAAAGATACTGCTTTGAGCTATTTGCACGATTTAGGATTTATTCCAAAGATTGTTAATGGTCAAAAAGGATTTAAAGTGTTGTTTGGAGGTGGTTTAGGGTCACAACCTAGTCACGCCGAATTATTGTCTGAATTCATACCAGCCAATCAAATCATTCCAACTACAGAAGGAATATTGAGAATTTTTGACCGTCACGGCGAAAGAGCCAAACGATTGAAAGCGCGAATGAAGTTTTTGGTTAAAGAAATTGGGAAAGAGGAATTTTTGCGTTTGGTCGATGAAGAGAAAAAAGCCCTTTCGCATCAAGTAGTTGAAATTGATACAGCTCCTTTTGAAAAAGCCATTCCAACGCCAATATTGGATGCTCCACAAGTTGTGATTGATGATGTCGCTGCCTTCGAAGCTTGGAAAAAAGCCAATGTTATTCCACAAAAACAAGCGGGTTATGTAGCTATCGGAATCAAAGTCGCTCTTGGCGATTTTTATATTGATAAAGCCCGACAATTGGCCGATTTAATCAAAAATTATGCAACCAACGAATTGCGTTTTACGTTGCGTCAAGATATTTTAATTCGTCATATAAAAGAAGAAGCGCTGCCTTTCTTTTATCAAGAATTAGCCAAATTGGATTTTGTTGCCTTAGGATATAATAGCACTGCAGATATTACCGCTTGTCCTGGAACAGATACTTGTAATTTAGGAATTGCGAGTAGTACTGGAATTGCAGTAGAATTAGAAAGAGTTTTAGCGACAGAATATCCACACTATGCCAATTCAAACGAAATCACAATTAAGATTAGTGGTTGTATGAACGCTTGTGGCCAACATAATATGGCTGAAATTGGTTTTCAAGGAATGTCTATCAATGCAGGTAAATTAGTAGCGCCAGCTTTACAAGTATTATTAGGTGGAGGGAATTTAGGAAATGGCGAAGGACGTTTTTCTGATAAAGTAATCAAAATCCCGAGTCGTCGTGGTCCAGAAGCCTTGCGATTGATTTTGAATGATTTTGAAGCCAATGCCAACGGACAGTCCTTTTTGAATTATTATGATGCTAAAGGAGAGAAATATTTCTATGAATTTTTGAAACCTTTGGCCGATGTAACCAATTTAACCGAAGCTGATTTTGTAGATTGGGGCAACGCCGATAATTATGTGAAAGCAGTAGGTGTGGGTGAATGTGCTGGTGTTGTGATTGATTTAGTAGCGACTTTATTATACGAAGCCAAAGATAAATTGACGTTTGCACAAGAAGCTTTCGAGGATAAAAAATGGTCGGATGCGATTTACTTGGCTTATGCTGGATTTGTAAATGGAGCCAAAGCTTTGTTATTGGCCGAAAACCAAAAAACAAATCATCACGCAGGAATCATCGATTTGTTTGATACTGTTTTTGTGGAAACGAATAAAATTCAATTAGCCACTTCTTTTAAAGAATTGGTCTATCAAATAAAAGAAAACGAACCATCTGAAACTTTTGCCAAAGAATACATTGCGACAGCAATTGCGTTTTTTGAAACGATTGAAACATACAGAGCAGAGGATTTGTCTAAAAATTAA
- a CDS encoding NAD(P)/FAD-dependent oxidoreductase: MVKTDILIIGAGPTGLFAVFEAGLLKLKCHILDALPQPGGQLSELYPKKPIYDIPGFPEVLAGDLVDNLMEQIKQFEPGFTLGERAETIEKQEDGSFIVTSNKGKKFHAPVIAIAGGLGSFEPRKPLIEDIEFYEDKGIKYFIKNPEKFRDKRVVIAGGGDSALDWSIFLSNVASEVTLIHRRNEFRGALDSVEKVQELKSAGKIRLITPGEVVGLNGAEHIESVVVEDDKGAKQTIATDYFIPLFGLTPKLGPIGDWGLEIEKNAIKVNNALDYQTNIPGIFAIGDVNTYPGKLKLILCGFHEATLMCQAAYQIINPGKKYVMKYTTVSGVDGFDGTRKEAPKAVVKAIV, encoded by the coding sequence ATGGTTAAAACAGATATATTAATAATAGGAGCAGGACCAACAGGGCTTTTCGCCGTTTTCGAAGCAGGATTATTAAAATTAAAATGTCATATTTTGGATGCCTTGCCACAGCCAGGCGGACAATTATCAGAATTGTATCCTAAAAAACCTATTTATGATATTCCAGGATTTCCAGAAGTATTAGCTGGAGATTTGGTGGATAATTTAATGGAACAAATCAAGCAATTCGAGCCAGGATTCACCCTTGGAGAACGTGCAGAAACCATTGAAAAACAAGAAGATGGTAGCTTTATTGTAACCTCTAACAAAGGAAAAAAATTCCACGCTCCAGTTATTGCTATTGCAGGAGGATTAGGAAGTTTTGAACCAAGAAAACCTTTAATCGAAGACATCGAGTTTTACGAAGACAAAGGCATCAAGTACTTTATCAAGAATCCAGAAAAATTCCGTGACAAGAGAGTGGTGATTGCTGGAGGAGGAGATTCTGCTTTAGACTGGAGTATTTTCTTGTCGAATGTAGCATCAGAGGTAACTTTGATTCACCGTCGTAACGAATTCCGTGGCGCATTAGATTCTGTAGAGAAAGTACAAGAATTAAAATCTGCTGGAAAAATCAGATTGATAACTCCAGGAGAAGTAGTGGGCTTAAATGGTGCCGAGCATATCGAATCTGTAGTGGTAGAAGACGATAAAGGCGCTAAGCAAACCATTGCTACCGATTATTTTATTCCACTTTTCGGATTGACTCCAAAATTAGGACCTATAGGCGATTGGGGATTAGAAATCGAAAAAAACGCCATCAAAGTAAACAATGCTTTAGATTATCAAACCAACATTCCTGGGATTTTCGCCATTGGTGACGTAAACACCTATCCAGGCAAATTAAAATTGATTCTTTGCGGATTCCACGAAGCCACGTTAATGTGTCAAGCGGCTTACCAAATTATCAATCCAGGTAAAAAATATGTGATGAAATACACCACCGTTTCAGGTGTTGATGGATTCGACGGTACTCGTAAAGAAGCGCCAAAAGCAGTAGTGAAAGCTATTGTATAG
- a CDS encoding bifunctional precorrin-2 dehydrogenase/sirohydrochlorin ferrochelatase yields the protein MERNELYPVFLKLHQLNVLIVGGGNVGLEKLSFMLKSSPNANVEVVAPRFLPELEALAEKHPSVKLTPKKFNRWMLRKRNLVIACTDDLKVNKRVYDLSRKRYLLCNIADTPNLCDYYLGGIVTKGNVKIAISTNGKSPTTAKRLREFFEEVIPEDVNKMVENLNEYRKTLKGNFEEKVQRMNEITEALKNNK from the coding sequence ATGGAAAGAAACGAATTATATCCCGTGTTTTTAAAACTACATCAATTAAATGTATTGATTGTAGGTGGCGGAAATGTGGGTTTAGAAAAGTTATCTTTTATGTTGAAATCAAGTCCAAATGCGAATGTTGAAGTGGTCGCACCGCGATTTCTTCCCGAGTTGGAAGCTTTGGCCGAAAAACATCCTTCAGTAAAATTGACACCAAAGAAATTCAATCGTTGGATGCTTCGCAAGCGTAATTTAGTAATAGCTTGTACAGATGATTTGAAGGTAAACAAGCGCGTGTATGATTTGTCCAGAAAGCGTTATTTGCTTTGTAATATTGCCGATACACCCAATTTATGCGATTATTATTTAGGCGGAATTGTGACCAAAGGCAATGTGAAAATCGCAATTTCAACGAACGGAAAATCACCGACAACCGCCAAGCGATTGCGTGAATTTTTTGAAGAGGTCATTCCAGAAGATGTGAATAAAATGGTCGAAAATTTGAATGAATATCGCAAAACGTTGAAAGGAAATTTTGAAGAAAAAGTACAACGTATGAACGAAATCACCGAGGCGTTAAAAAATAATAAATAA
- a CDS encoding homocysteine S-methyltransferase family protein, whose amino-acid sequence MSTIQEEIKKRILVLDGAMGTMLQRYNFSEEDFRGERFKDFPHPLKGNNDLLSLTQPQAIKAVHAAYFEAGADIVETNTFSGTTIGMADYHLEDLVYELNYESAKLAREVADEFTAKNPDQPRFVAGSIGPTNRTASMSPDVNDPGYRAVTFDDLRIAYKQQVEALLDGGSDILLVETIFDTLNAKAALFAIEEVKEERNIDVPIMVSGTITDASGRTLSGQTVEAFLISVSHIPLLSVGFNCALGADLLKPYLQTLSHNTSFNISAHPNAGLPNAFGEYDETPEEMQAQIRSYLEDNLINIIGGCCGTTPEHIKLIADIAKEYKPRVSTAVM is encoded by the coding sequence ATGTCAACAATACAAGAAGAAATTAAAAAAAGAATTCTCGTGCTCGACGGAGCGATGGGAACGATGTTGCAACGCTACAATTTCTCCGAAGAAGATTTTCGTGGCGAACGATTCAAAGATTTTCCGCATCCGTTAAAAGGGAACAATGATTTATTGTCCCTCACGCAACCACAGGCCATCAAAGCCGTGCACGCCGCCTATTTTGAGGCAGGAGCCGATATTGTAGAAACCAACACCTTCTCAGGAACCACCATCGGAATGGCCGATTATCATTTGGAGGATTTAGTATACGAACTCAACTACGAATCCGCTAAACTAGCCCGAGAAGTAGCCGATGAATTCACCGCCAAAAATCCAGACCAACCGCGTTTTGTAGCGGGTTCTATTGGACCCACAAACAGAACCGCAAGTATGTCACCCGATGTGAATGACCCAGGATACCGTGCCGTAACTTTTGATGATTTACGTATCGCTTACAAACAACAAGTCGAAGCCTTGTTGGATGGAGGTTCTGACATTCTTTTGGTAGAAACTATTTTCGATACGCTGAATGCCAAAGCCGCACTTTTTGCCATCGAAGAAGTCAAAGAAGAACGAAACATCGATGTGCCTATAATGGTTTCAGGAACTATCACCGATGCTTCAGGAAGAACCCTTTCTGGACAAACGGTTGAGGCTTTCTTGATTTCGGTTTCGCACATTCCTTTGTTGAGTGTAGGGTTCAATTGCGCTTTGGGAGCCGATTTACTCAAGCCGTATTTGCAAACTTTGTCGCATAACACTTCTTTCAATATTTCGGCGCATCCTAATGCAGGTTTGCCGAATGCCTTTGGAGAATACGACGAAACACCTGAGGAAATGCAAGCGCAAATCCGTTCTTATTTAGAAGATAATTTAATCAACATCATAGGAGGCTGCTGCGGCACCACCCCAGAACACATCAAATTAATTGCCGATATCGCCAAGGAATACAAGCCTAGGGTTTCTACTGCGGTGATGTAA
- the metH gene encoding methionine synthase: MAEKRRNLVLSGLEPLIITPESVFVNVGERTNVTGSRKFLRLIKEEKYDEALDIARQQVEGGAQIIDINMDEGMLDGEYAMTKFLNLIAAEPDISRVPIMIDSSKWEIIEAGLKVVQGKCVVNSISLKEGEERFIHHANLIKRYGAAVIVMAFDEVGQADNYERRIEICQRSYDILFGIGFPPQDIIFDLNIFPVATGMEEHRLNALDFFRGTKWVRENLPHAHISGGVSNVSFSFRGNDVVREAMHSVFLYHAIQNGMTMGIVNPEMLSIYDEIPKDLLEYVEDVILDRRDDATERLLDFAENVKGDGSKTNEAVIQEWRNGTVQERITHSLVKGVDAFIEIDVEEARLAAEKPIEVIEINLMAGMNVVGDLFGSGKMFLPQVVKSARVMKKAVAYLLPFIEAAKQVGDKSGNGKILMATVKGDVHDIGKNIVSVVLACNNYEIVDLGVMVPPEKIIAAAIEHEVDIIGLSGLITPSLDEMVYLAKELDKRNMKIPVMIGGATTSRAHTAVKIAPQYRETVIHVNDASRAVTVAGNLLDHNRKIYASDIRAEYDAFRETFLNRSRDKNFLSIEEARKNKLQLDWDNFTPVQPKVIGKQIVEVDLETLVPYIDWTPFFRTWELFGKYPAILTDEVVGEQATSVFADAQAMLKVILEEKKLTAKGVYGIFPANQINDDDIELKDENGNPLQTFLTLRQQSQKTKGAPNIALSDFITPKESGKVDYMGAFCVTTGFGVDEWAAEFEAALDDYNSIMVKALADRFAEAFAEYLHEKVRKEIWGYASDEVLSKEDLIEESYKGIRPAPGYPACPDHLEKPTIWKLLNVEEEIGVTLTESMAMWPASSVSGYYFGNPESKYFGLGKIKEDQVIDYAKRRNVSTDVAMKWLNPNIAD, from the coding sequence ATGGCAGAGAAAAGAAGAAACCTAGTATTATCAGGATTGGAACCCTTAATCATCACGCCGGAAAGCGTATTTGTGAATGTGGGGGAACGAACCAATGTGACGGGTTCGCGAAAATTTCTTCGATTGATAAAGGAAGAGAAATACGATGAGGCGCTTGATATTGCGCGCCAACAAGTAGAAGGTGGCGCACAGATTATCGATATCAATATGGACGAAGGAATGTTGGATGGCGAATATGCTATGACCAAATTCCTGAATCTGATTGCGGCCGAACCGGATATTTCGCGTGTGCCGATTATGATTGACAGCTCGAAATGGGAAATCATTGAGGCGGGATTGAAAGTGGTGCAAGGGAAATGTGTCGTGAATTCGATTTCTTTGAAAGAAGGCGAGGAGCGATTCATTCATCACGCGAACTTAATCAAACGTTATGGTGCGGCGGTGATTGTAATGGCTTTTGACGAAGTAGGTCAGGCCGATAATTACGAAAGACGTATCGAAATTTGTCAACGTTCGTATGATATTTTGTTTGGAATTGGATTTCCTCCACAAGATATCATCTTCGATTTGAATATTTTTCCTGTGGCTACAGGAATGGAAGAACACCGCTTGAATGCCTTGGATTTCTTTAGAGGAACCAAATGGGTTCGCGAAAATTTACCGCACGCCCATATTAGTGGCGGGGTGAGTAATGTGTCGTTTTCGTTTAGAGGAAATGATGTGGTGAGAGAGGCGATGCACTCGGTTTTCTTGTACCACGCGATTCAAAACGGAATGACGATGGGAATTGTAAACCCAGAAATGTTGTCGATTTACGATGAGATTCCAAAAGATTTATTAGAATACGTTGAAGATGTGATTCTGGACCGACGTGATGATGCTACAGAGCGTTTGTTGGATTTTGCTGAGAATGTAAAAGGAGACGGTTCTAAAACAAATGAAGCGGTAATACAAGAATGGCGTAATGGAACCGTACAGGAAAGAATCACGCACTCTTTGGTAAAAGGAGTTGATGCTTTTATAGAAATTGATGTAGAAGAAGCACGCTTGGCTGCCGAAAAACCAATCGAAGTAATCGAAATCAACTTGATGGCAGGGATGAATGTCGTGGGAGATTTGTTTGGTTCGGGTAAAATGTTTTTGCCACAAGTGGTAAAATCGGCACGTGTGATGAAAAAAGCTGTGGCTTATCTTTTACCTTTTATTGAAGCGGCAAAGCAAGTTGGAGATAAATCTGGGAACGGAAAAATCCTGATGGCTACCGTAAAAGGAGATGTTCACGATATTGGAAAAAATATTGTTTCAGTCGTATTGGCTTGTAATAATTATGAGATAGTTGATTTGGGTGTGATGGTGCCTCCAGAAAAAATTATTGCAGCAGCTATTGAGCACGAAGTGGATATTATTGGTTTGAGCGGATTGATTACGCCGTCTTTGGACGAAATGGTGTATTTGGCCAAAGAGCTGGACAAACGCAATATGAAAATTCCTGTAATGATTGGTGGAGCCACTACTTCGCGCGCGCATACCGCGGTGAAAATCGCACCTCAATACAGAGAAACGGTGATTCACGTAAACGATGCTTCGAGAGCGGTTACCGTAGCGGGTAATTTATTGGACCATAACCGAAAAATTTATGCGAGCGATATTCGTGCAGAATACGATGCGTTTAGAGAAACATTCTTGAATCGTTCACGAGATAAAAATTTCTTGTCTATCGAGGAAGCCAGAAAAAATAAATTGCAATTGGATTGGGATAATTTTACTCCAGTACAACCCAAAGTAATTGGCAAACAAATTGTAGAAGTCGATTTAGAAACTTTGGTACCTTATATCGATTGGACGCCATTTTTCAGAACTTGGGAATTATTCGGGAAGTATCCTGCAATTTTAACCGATGAAGTAGTGGGTGAACAAGCCACCTCGGTTTTTGCGGATGCGCAAGCAATGCTGAAAGTTATTTTGGAGGAGAAAAAGTTAACTGCAAAAGGCGTTTACGGAATTTTCCCTGCGAATCAAATCAACGACGACGATATCGAATTGAAAGATGAAAACGGAAATCCATTGCAAACATTCTTGACTTTACGCCAACAATCTCAGAAAACCAAAGGAGCGCCAAACATCGCTTTGTCTGATTTTATTACACCAAAAGAAAGTGGAAAAGTGGATTATATGGGAGCCTTTTGTGTGACTACTGGTTTTGGAGTTGACGAATGGGCTGCCGAATTTGAAGCCGCATTAGACGATTATAATTCGATTATGGTGAAGGCTTTGGCCGACCGTTTTGCAGAAGCTTTTGCTGAATATTTACACGAAAAAGTCCGTAAAGAAATTTGGGGCTATGCTTCAGATGAAGTGTTAAGTAAAGAGGACTTGATTGAAGAATCGTATAAAGGAATCCGTCCAGCACCAGGATATCCAGCTTGTCCAGACCATTTAGAGAAACCGACTATTTGGAAATTATTAAATGTTGAAGAAGAAATCGGTGTGACTTTGACGGAAAGTATGGCGATGTGGCCAGCTTCATCTGTTTCTGGTTACTATTTTGGAAATCCAGAAAGCAAGTATTTCGGACTTGGTAAAATCAAAGAAGACCAAGTAATTGATTATGCCAAACGAAGAAATGTTTCGACCGATGTAGCAATGAAATGGTTGAATCCGAATATAGCTGATTAA
- the cobA gene encoding uroporphyrinogen-III C-methyltransferase encodes MSYKITGNSSSSRSIGLSRSGPKVTLVGAGPGDPDLLTIKGVKALAEADVVLYDALANEELMEFAPKSSIKIFVGKRKGSHAYSQEQINQLIVDNALTYGHVVRLKGGDPFIFGRGSEEIEHAESFGIPTFVVPGISSSIAVPAYQGISLTKRGVSESFWVITGTTSARKLSNDVQLAAKSTATVVILMGMSKLAQIVALFQEESKGETPIAIIQNGTTPEERIGVGTIDTIEAVVAAHNLSNPAIIVIGEVVKESNKLKGFYEEFIVASSRDLT; translated from the coding sequence ATGAGCTATAAAATAACAGGAAATAGTTCCTCCTCTCGTTCTATTGGATTGAGTAGGAGTGGTCCTAAAGTTACTTTAGTAGGTGCAGGCCCAGGTGACCCAGACCTTTTGACTATAAAAGGGGTAAAAGCTTTGGCTGAAGCCGATGTCGTTTTGTATGATGCTTTGGCTAACGAAGAGTTAATGGAGTTTGCGCCAAAATCTTCAATCAAGATATTTGTAGGCAAACGCAAAGGAAGTCACGCCTATTCGCAAGAGCAAATCAATCAGTTAATCGTTGATAATGCCTTGACTTACGGTCACGTTGTTCGATTAAAAGGAGGTGACCCCTTTATTTTTGGACGTGGAAGTGAAGAAATTGAGCACGCTGAAAGCTTTGGAATTCCTACCTTTGTCGTTCCAGGTATTTCATCATCAATTGCTGTTCCTGCTTATCAGGGGATTTCGTTGACAAAACGTGGTGTATCTGAAAGTTTTTGGGTAATTACTGGTACAACATCGGCAAGAAAATTATCAAATGATGTTCAGTTAGCAGCGAAATCAACGGCAACGGTGGTTATTTTAATGGGAATGAGTAAATTGGCTCAAATCGTGGCGCTATTTCAAGAGGAAAGCAAAGGTGAAACGCCGATTGCCATCATTCAAAACGGAACGACTCCAGAAGAAAGAATTGGAGTAGGAACTATTGATACGATAGAAGCTGTTGTAGCAGCGCATAATTTGAGCAATCCAGCCATCATTGTAATTGGCGAAGTGGTAAAAGAAAGCAATAAATTAAAAGGGTTTTACGAAGAATTTATCGTAGCGTCAAGTCGAGACCTGACTTAA